The Shewanella zhangzhouensis genome has a window encoding:
- the ybaK gene encoding Cys-tRNA(Pro) deacylase — protein MTPAIKQAEKAGIPFEVLEYEHDSRAPSYGMEAADKLGLAPELVFKTLMVALDEKSAPIAVALVPVAKQLNLKLAAKALGQKKLVMANPAAAERSSGYLVGGISPLGQKKPLPTLIDISAEPLKQMHVSAGRRGLEIALAPQSLAGLCRGSFAAIAG, from the coding sequence ATGACTCCAGCGATTAAACAGGCCGAAAAGGCCGGGATCCCTTTTGAGGTGCTCGAATATGAGCACGATAGCCGTGCTCCGTCCTACGGTATGGAGGCCGCCGACAAATTGGGGCTTGCGCCCGAATTGGTTTTTAAAACCCTGATGGTGGCACTGGACGAAAAGTCTGCCCCCATCGCCGTGGCCTTGGTGCCGGTAGCAAAGCAGCTGAATCTTAAACTGGCTGCCAAAGCCCTGGGGCAAAAAAAGCTGGTGATGGCAAATCCGGCGGCCGCCGAGCGTTCCAGCGGTTATCTGGTGGGGGGCATAAGTCCACTGGGGCAGAAAAAGCCTTTGCCCACACTCATAGATATCAGTGCCGAGCCCTTGAAGCAGATGCATGTAAGCGCTGGTCGACGGGGGCTTGAGATTGCCCTGGCACCCCAAAGCCTGGCTGGGCTTTGTCGGGGGAGTTTTGCCGCAATAGCTGGCTGA
- a CDS encoding methyl-accepting chemotaxis protein: MRNNQPVTLREVVLDNEAIILSTTDLKGRIKYVNQDFCNIAGFREEELVNEPHNLIRHPDMPPAAFKMLWNRIREGRPWMGLVKNRCKNGDYYWVDAYVTPVYEDGEVHEYQSVRRKVNAKHRERAESLYAELVKGHQPAMLRDSRFGVCGKLMLWTALMLGLSALAAQWSFWLMLPLLPVALLGCRGLLAPLRDLASEARGIIQDPVARAVYTGRRDEIGDLMLAMRFMTNETGGVMGRMADSTETMANQSNELLDAIARSAERADGQRQQTQQAAAAVEELHVSFAEVKEHTLAVASDVEQCQSAMGLGQQQLAEVERAMQQLQQQMSLCDAVVREIASDSQAINQVLEVIGTIAEQTNLLALNAAIEAARAGESGRGFAVVADEVRQLSGRTGESTGQIEGIVRKFQSSTARAEANLDNSQQQLKNLAARLEQVQQAFGALDSAINTIKSLSDHSAHAMTEQSSAAGSISDSLQTINELAEAVLSQSREAEQLGARMSRLSSKTSGLSKQFWQKSVSGRG; encoded by the coding sequence ATGCGCAACAACCAACCCGTTACCCTCAGGGAGGTGGTGCTCGACAACGAGGCCATCATTCTTTCTACCACAGATCTGAAAGGGCGTATCAAGTACGTCAATCAGGACTTCTGTAATATTGCCGGTTTCCGGGAAGAGGAACTGGTGAATGAACCCCACAATCTCATCCGTCACCCCGATATGCCACCTGCGGCATTCAAGATGCTCTGGAATCGAATTCGCGAAGGACGCCCCTGGATGGGGTTGGTGAAAAACCGCTGCAAGAACGGGGACTATTACTGGGTCGATGCCTATGTCACCCCCGTGTATGAAGATGGCGAAGTCCACGAATACCAGTCGGTGCGCCGCAAGGTGAACGCCAAACACAGGGAGCGCGCCGAATCCTTGTATGCCGAGTTGGTGAAAGGTCATCAGCCCGCAATGCTCAGGGATAGCCGCTTTGGAGTGTGTGGCAAACTCATGCTGTGGACGGCCCTGATGCTCGGATTGTCGGCCCTTGCCGCCCAGTGGTCTTTTTGGTTGATGTTACCGCTGTTGCCCGTCGCCCTGTTGGGGTGCCGTGGTTTATTGGCGCCGCTGCGCGATCTTGCCAGTGAGGCACGCGGTATTATTCAGGATCCCGTGGCCAGAGCGGTATACACAGGTCGGCGGGATGAAATTGGTGACCTTATGCTCGCCATGCGTTTTATGACCAATGAAACCGGCGGTGTGATGGGGCGGATGGCTGACTCCACCGAGACCATGGCGAACCAAAGCAATGAGCTGCTTGATGCCATTGCCCGCAGCGCCGAACGGGCCGACGGTCAGCGTCAGCAAACCCAGCAGGCCGCCGCTGCAGTGGAAGAGCTGCACGTGAGTTTTGCCGAGGTCAAAGAGCATACGCTGGCGGTGGCCAGCGATGTGGAACAGTGCCAGAGTGCCATGGGGCTTGGGCAACAGCAGCTGGCGGAGGTTGAACGGGCCATGCAACAGCTGCAGCAGCAAATGAGCCTGTGCGACGCCGTTGTGCGTGAGATTGCCAGCGACAGCCAGGCCATCAATCAGGTGCTTGAAGTCATAGGCACCATAGCAGAGCAAACCAATCTGCTGGCGCTCAATGCCGCCATCGAAGCCGCCCGTGCCGGCGAGTCAGGACGCGGTTTTGCCGTGGTAGCGGATGAAGTGCGGCAGCTTTCAGGACGCACCGGCGAGTCGACCGGACAGATCGAAGGCATAGTGCGCAAATTCCAGTCCAGTACGGCGCGGGCCGAAGCTAATCTGGATAACAGTCAGCAGCAGCTCAAGAATCTGGCCGCAAGACTTGAGCAGGTGCAACAGGCTTTTGGGGCGCTGGATAGTGCCATCAACACCATTAAATCCCTCTCCGATCACAGTGCCCACGCCATGACCGAGCAGTCCAGCGCGGCGGGCAGTATCAGCGACTCGCTGCAAACCATCAATGAACTGGCCGAAGCCGTGCTCAGCCAATCCCGTGAGGCCGAGCAGTTGGGGGCTCGTATGTCACGCCTTTCAAGTAAAACCAGTGGTTTATCCAAGCAGTTTTGGCAAAAAAGCGTAAGCGGCCGAGGTTAG
- a CDS encoding NAD(P)H-quinone oxidoreductase, which produces MTSLHTQVVFDAPGSPEVMKLVQGPAPSPITGEVLIRVAAAGVNGPDLAQRKGAYPPPPGASPILGLEVSGEVVEVGADVSWPKVGDKVCALVPGGGYAALVVTPAVHCLPIPLTMSLEEAAGLPETFFTVWGNLFMRGGLKAGETLLIQGGSGGIGSTAILLARAFGARVLVTSGSADKRDYCLSLGADMAFDYRDEALVDKVLAATEGRGVDVVLDMAGGAMVNNNLKMLANDGRMVSVAMQAGPRAEVDVFRIMSKRILWTGSTLRPLSIEAKAAIAEQLKEKVWPLLDAGQCRIPLFGVYPLDEVVKVHSIMEAKSHHGKLVLSLKGIA; this is translated from the coding sequence ATGACTTCACTCCATACTCAGGTTGTGTTTGATGCCCCCGGTAGCCCCGAGGTGATGAAACTGGTGCAAGGGCCTGCGCCTTCCCCAATAACCGGCGAGGTGCTGATTCGGGTCGCCGCCGCCGGCGTTAACGGACCGGATTTGGCGCAGCGCAAAGGCGCTTATCCACCACCGCCGGGCGCTTCGCCAATTTTGGGCCTGGAAGTTTCTGGCGAGGTGGTTGAGGTTGGCGCCGATGTCAGCTGGCCAAAAGTGGGAGACAAGGTTTGCGCCCTGGTGCCCGGTGGTGGCTATGCCGCCTTGGTGGTGACCCCCGCAGTACACTGTTTGCCCATACCCTTAACTATGTCCCTTGAGGAGGCCGCAGGCCTGCCTGAAACCTTCTTTACCGTGTGGGGCAATCTCTTTATGCGCGGTGGCCTCAAGGCGGGCGAGACCTTGCTTATTCAGGGCGGCAGCGGTGGCATTGGCTCCACGGCTATTCTGCTGGCCAGGGCGTTTGGGGCGCGGGTGCTGGTAACCTCAGGCAGTGCCGATAAACGCGATTATTGCTTGAGTTTGGGGGCTGACATGGCCTTTGACTACCGGGATGAGGCGCTGGTGGACAAGGTGCTTGCAGCCACTGAAGGCCGCGGTGTGGATGTAGTGCTGGACATGGCGGGTGGTGCCATGGTTAATAACAATCTGAAAATGCTCGCCAATGATGGCCGCATGGTTTCTGTGGCCATGCAGGCTGGCCCCAGGGCTGAGGTGGATGTGTTTCGCATCATGAGTAAACGCATCCTGTGGACAGGCTCAACCTTAAGACCCCTGAGTATCGAGGCCAAGGCAGCCATCGCAGAGCAGCTTAAAGAGAAGGTTTGGCCGCTGCTCGACGCCGGTCAATGCCGTATCCCCCTTTTCGGTGTTTATCCCCTTGATGAAGTGGTGAAGGTCCACAGCATCATGGAGGCAAAATCCCATCATGGAAAGCTGGTGCTCAGCCTCAAGGGAATTGCTTGA
- a CDS encoding aldose epimerase family protein, producing the protein MVRHSVLDSWKDPRGGEIERVRLDNGQLAIEVLSLGGIIRSLWAPDNRGERANLVLGCDSVEDYLTQNAHLGAIAGRYANRIAHGKLHYDGEDFQLDVNQATNCLHGGREGFNRKQWTLGLLPDGVRLSLRSPDGDMGFPGNCSVQLDYRLAGNNLYVEIMAMTDKPCPVNLTQHSYFNLDGRADCLDHTVTMHAKTFLRCNEAGIPTGHASTTGTPLSLQDARLGDRVQHPDLASTRGFDHCFVIDKTQDELALAAELHSPHSGRLLKLYTNQPGVQLYGANFLDGERGRQGKIYRPYQGVCLEPQLFPDAPNQPDLGKAWLMPGEIYHHISRYQFEVKD; encoded by the coding sequence ATGGTGCGTCACTCAGTGCTCGACTCCTGGAAGGATCCCAGGGGCGGAGAAATCGAACGGGTCCGATTGGATAACGGCCAGTTGGCCATCGAAGTACTGAGTCTGGGCGGTATCATTCGCTCACTCTGGGCCCCCGACAACCGGGGCGAGCGCGCCAATCTGGTACTTGGCTGTGACAGTGTCGAAGACTATCTCACCCAGAATGCGCACCTTGGCGCCATTGCCGGACGCTATGCCAACCGTATCGCCCACGGCAAATTGCACTATGACGGTGAAGACTTCCAACTGGATGTGAATCAGGCAACCAATTGCCTGCATGGCGGCCGGGAAGGTTTTAATCGCAAGCAATGGACGCTGGGATTGCTTCCCGACGGTGTGCGTCTGAGCCTTCGCAGCCCCGATGGTGACATGGGATTTCCGGGCAATTGCTCGGTCCAGCTGGATTACCGGCTCGCGGGCAACAACCTCTACGTTGAAATCATGGCGATGACCGACAAGCCCTGCCCGGTCAACCTGACCCAACACAGCTACTTTAACCTCGACGGACGCGCCGATTGTCTCGATCACACTGTGACCATGCACGCCAAGACGTTTCTGCGCTGTAACGAGGCAGGGATACCCACAGGACACGCCTCCACCACAGGTACACCGCTGTCGTTGCAGGATGCTCGCCTTGGTGACCGGGTACAACACCCGGACTTGGCCTCCACCCGCGGTTTTGACCACTGTTTTGTTATCGACAAGACGCAGGACGAGCTGGCGTTGGCAGCCGAGCTGCACAGTCCACACTCGGGCAGACTCCTTAAGCTCTATACCAATCAGCCGGGTGTACAGCTCTATGGGGCGAATTTTCTCGATGGCGAACGTGGGCGGCAGGGCAAAATTTATCGACCCTATCAGGGTGTTTGCCTGGAGCCACAACTGTTTCCGGATGCGCCGAATCAACCCGACTTGGGCAAGGCCTGGTTAATGCCGGGGGAAATCTATCATCACATCAGTCGTTACCAGTTCGAGGTAAAAGACTGA
- the galK gene encoding galactokinase: MSNPAQRATKLFVQTFGTKADAYYQAPGRVNIIGEHTDYNDGFVLPAAINFHTVIAVKKRDDDRFRVVTEAFPGELKEWRFGEEGEVTAGGDWVNYLKGFTQAVGQAGLKAKGLDLAVVSSIPMGAGFSSSGALEIAFGTALNDTCQLHLSPMAIAQLAQRGESRFHGSTCGVMDHMTSALAEADSALLIDCLDLDIEAVLIPDNLSLIIVHSPLDPKLLEEAYKARADECRDAAEFFGLDSLRDLELDELKAASDVLDETLYKRARHVITENLRTQSAGRALKRGDVARLSELMALSHASLRDDFELMVPEVETLVQIMAQAIGDRGGVRMTDGCSVVALVEHDLTDAVVHAVESEYPAKTGLEPVLYMCAPSAGAGRIDG; this comes from the coding sequence ATGTCGAACCCTGCGCAGCGCGCCACCAAGCTGTTTGTCCAAACTTTCGGGACCAAGGCCGATGCCTATTACCAGGCTCCGGGCCGGGTCAATATCATTGGTGAACACACAGACTATAACGATGGGTTTGTGCTGCCTGCAGCCATTAATTTTCATACGGTTATCGCAGTAAAAAAGCGTGATGACGACCGTTTTCGGGTCGTCACAGAGGCCTTTCCCGGTGAGCTGAAGGAGTGGCGTTTCGGCGAAGAAGGCGAAGTCACTGCCGGAGGTGACTGGGTAAACTACCTCAAAGGTTTCACCCAGGCAGTGGGCCAGGCCGGACTCAAAGCCAAGGGGCTCGACCTGGCGGTGGTAAGCAGCATCCCTATGGGAGCGGGCTTTTCATCCTCAGGCGCGCTGGAAATTGCCTTTGGCACGGCGTTGAATGACACCTGTCAGCTCCACCTTTCCCCCATGGCCATTGCCCAACTGGCACAGCGCGGCGAGAGCCGTTTCCACGGCAGTACCTGCGGCGTGATGGACCATATGACCAGCGCCCTGGCCGAGGCGGATTCAGCCCTGCTGATTGACTGCCTGGATCTGGATATAGAAGCCGTGCTGATCCCCGATAACCTGAGCCTTATCATTGTGCATTCGCCACTGGACCCCAAGTTACTGGAAGAGGCCTATAAGGCCCGGGCCGATGAGTGCCGCGATGCCGCCGAATTTTTCGGGCTCGACTCCTTACGGGATCTGGAACTGGACGAGCTCAAGGCCGCCAGCGACGTGCTGGATGAAACCCTCTATAAACGCGCCCGACATGTCATAACCGAGAACCTGCGCACCCAGAGTGCCGGCCGGGCATTGAAACGCGGTGATGTGGCCAGGCTGTCGGAACTGATGGCACTTTCCCACGCCTCACTGCGGGATGACTTTGAACTCATGGTCCCGGAAGTTGAGACCCTGGTGCAAATCATGGCTCAGGCCATTGGCGACCGTGGCGGGGTGCGAATGACCGACGGCTGCAGTGTCGTTGCGCTGGTGGAACATGATTTGACCGATGCCGTGGTACACGCGGTAGAGTCGGAATACCCTGCCAAAACCGGGCTGGAGCCCGTGCTGTATATGTGTGCCCCAAGCGCAGGCGCAGGACGTATCGACGGCTGA
- a CDS encoding cation:proton antiporter family protein, with translation MEPAILVITLACGLLVNRVGLPPLIGYLAAGFVLFMFGIEESSLPMLQQFADLGVTLLLFAIGLKLDIRSLFKAEVWAGASLHLVGTMLFLVPVLKLLGILGLSQLTDLSLNQLSLLAFALSFSSTVFAVKVLEDKGDMQTLYGRVAIGILIMQDIFAVGFLTVSKGEWPSIWALTLLLLPIARPLIYRAFDRVGHGELLVLFGLVMALVLGAWLFEAVGLKPDLGALIIGVLLAGHPKASELAKSLFYFKELFLVAFFLTIGLNGLPSLEDVALAGLLVALIPFKVALFVVLLTRFKLRSRTSMLASFNLGNYSEFGLIVAAVAASKGWLPSQWLIIIAVALSFSFLLAAPLNNMVGKIYQRYQQPLRRMERPPLHPEDRPIPIGNPRFLILGMGRIGSGAYDELKLRFDGEILGIEHKQELVDFHRAQGRNVVQGDASDTDFWEKLDRAPNLDLVLLAMPHHAGNLFAVEQLKKQDYQGKISAIVQYAEHTDSLKESGVHSVYNLYEAAGAGFVEHVATELMPAEGELAQARG, from the coding sequence ATGGAGCCGGCCATTCTCGTCATCACCCTCGCTTGCGGCCTCTTGGTCAACCGCGTTGGTTTGCCGCCATTGATAGGATATCTGGCCGCCGGCTTTGTGCTCTTTATGTTTGGCATTGAAGAATCCAGTTTGCCGATGCTGCAGCAATTTGCCGATCTCGGTGTAACCCTGCTGCTGTTTGCCATTGGCCTGAAACTGGATATTCGCAGCCTGTTCAAGGCCGAAGTCTGGGCCGGTGCCAGCCTGCATCTGGTGGGCACCATGCTGTTTTTGGTTCCCGTGCTCAAACTGCTCGGTATTCTGGGCCTGAGCCAACTTACCGACCTCAGTCTTAATCAGCTGTCGCTGCTGGCCTTTGCCCTGAGCTTCTCCTCCACGGTATTTGCGGTGAAGGTGCTGGAAGACAAAGGGGATATGCAAACCCTTTATGGTCGTGTCGCCATTGGTATCCTCATCATGCAGGACATCTTTGCCGTAGGCTTCCTGACCGTGTCCAAGGGGGAATGGCCTTCCATCTGGGCGCTGACACTGCTGTTGCTGCCAATAGCCAGACCGCTGATTTACCGCGCTTTTGATCGCGTTGGCCATGGTGAACTCCTGGTGCTCTTTGGTCTGGTCATGGCCCTGGTGCTGGGTGCCTGGCTCTTTGAAGCCGTGGGGCTTAAGCCCGATTTGGGCGCCCTGATTATCGGCGTGCTGCTTGCTGGCCACCCCAAGGCATCCGAGCTTGCCAAATCATTGTTTTACTTCAAAGAGCTCTTCCTGGTAGCCTTCTTCCTCACCATAGGACTCAATGGGCTGCCAAGCCTGGAAGACGTGGCGCTGGCGGGGCTCCTGGTGGCACTCATTCCCTTCAAGGTCGCCCTCTTTGTGGTGCTGCTGACCCGCTTCAAGCTGCGTTCCCGTACCTCTATGCTGGCTTCGTTCAACCTGGGTAACTATAGCGAGTTCGGTCTGATTGTCGCGGCGGTGGCCGCGTCCAAAGGCTGGCTGCCGTCACAGTGGCTCATTATTATCGCCGTGGCGCTGAGCTTCAGCTTTTTGCTCGCAGCCCCCCTCAACAATATGGTAGGTAAGATTTACCAGCGATACCAGCAGCCCCTGAGACGCATGGAGCGCCCGCCGCTGCATCCGGAAGACAGACCCATCCCCATTGGTAACCCCCGTTTCCTGATTTTGGGTATGGGCCGTATTGGTTCAGGTGCTTATGATGAGCTGAAACTCAGATTCGACGGGGAAATCCTTGGCATTGAGCACAAGCAGGAACTGGTGGACTTCCACCGCGCACAGGGACGTAATGTAGTGCAGGGCGATGCCTCGGATACCGACTTCTGGGAAAAGCTCGACAGAGCCCCCAACCTGGATCTTGTCCTCCTTGCCATGCCCCATCACGCGGGCAACCTTTTTGCGGTAGAACAACTGAAGAAACAGGACTATCAGGGTAAGATCAGCGCCATTGTCCAGTACGCAGAACACACCGACTCCCTGAAAGAGAGTGGCGTGCACAGCGTCTACAACCTCTATGAAGCCGCGGGTGCGGGTTTTGTGGAACACGTCGCCACAGAGCTGATGCCCGCAGAGGGTGAACTGGCCCAGGCCAGAGGCTGA